The following are encoded in a window of Haladaptatus sp. R4 genomic DNA:
- a CDS encoding SDR family NAD(P)-dependent oxidoreductase: MDCDLTDRTALITGAGRGMGKKTAKTFARNGADVVINDVDPDVAEETAAEVRDLGVEAVGIAADVSDAAEVQAMVERATEELGPIDVLVNNAGVGDAGPFVDDSYDDTFELNLDVHLYGSLNCTRAVIDGMVERGYGKVVNITSIHTKNGVGMSPAYDVGKYSLLGLTKSLALELGREGVRVNAVAPGWVNTRMTEGFSDDVRQQILDNNPVGRLAEPEDIANAVTFLASPASDYINGHELRVDGGQVPIDSWRLDNR; encoded by the coding sequence ATGGACTGTGACTTGACAGACCGTACCGCCCTCATCACGGGTGCTGGCCGCGGAATGGGAAAGAAAACGGCGAAGACGTTCGCACGAAACGGTGCCGACGTCGTCATCAACGACGTGGACCCCGACGTGGCGGAGGAGACCGCCGCGGAAGTCCGGGACCTCGGCGTCGAAGCAGTCGGCATCGCCGCCGACGTGAGCGACGCCGCGGAAGTCCAGGCGATGGTCGAACGGGCGACGGAGGAACTGGGTCCCATCGACGTCCTCGTGAACAACGCGGGCGTCGGCGACGCCGGGCCGTTCGTCGATGACTCCTACGACGACACCTTCGAGTTGAACCTCGACGTGCACCTCTACGGGTCGCTGAACTGCACTCGCGCGGTCATCGACGGGATGGTCGAGCGCGGCTACGGGAAGGTCGTCAACATCACGTCGATTCACACGAAAAACGGCGTCGGGATGTCGCCCGCCTACGACGTGGGTAAGTACAGCCTGCTCGGGCTAACCAAGAGCCTCGCACTGGAACTCGGCCGCGAGGGGGTCCGCGTCAACGCCGTCGCACCGGGATGGGTGAACACCAGAATGACCGAGGGATTCAGCGACGACGTTCGCCAGCAGATTCTGGACAACAACCCGGTCGGCCGACTCGCGGAACCCGAAGACATCGCGAACGCCGTGACGTTCCTCGCGTCGCCCGCCAGCGACTACATCAACGGCCACGAACTCCGCGTCGACGGCGGACAGGTCCCCATCGATAGCTGGCGATTGGATAATCGTTAG
- a CDS encoding alcohol dehydrogenase catalytic domain-containing protein, translating to MKAAVLTDERTVAIEEHERPNPDDWDVLVRVNACGVCMTDYHMYHGTFPVEFPMIPGHESAGEVVAVGDDVSNVSVGDRVAINPSIPCNDCRACQSGKENLCENFTSIGGAADTIIDGAFAEYVRAPEGYVEPVGELAYRKAAFAEPLACCIHAVDQVDLESGDTVVIIGAGPIGLLLSQTFRASGAGTVIVSEPVDHRRELALETGADYGIDPVETDLKSELDELVDGVDIAVEAVGLPETIEIALSLPSAGGTTLIFGVPPQDATVEIDPFSVYYDETELVERSP from the coding sequence ATGAAAGCAGCCGTACTTACCGACGAGCGGACCGTCGCTATCGAGGAGCACGAAAGACCGAACCCGGACGATTGGGACGTGCTCGTCCGGGTGAACGCCTGTGGCGTCTGTATGACCGACTATCACATGTACCACGGGACGTTCCCCGTCGAGTTCCCGATGATACCGGGCCACGAGAGCGCCGGGGAAGTTGTCGCCGTCGGGGACGACGTGTCCAACGTCTCCGTCGGCGACCGAGTGGCGATCAACCCATCGATCCCCTGCAACGACTGTCGAGCGTGTCAGAGCGGGAAGGAGAACCTCTGTGAGAACTTCACCTCCATCGGCGGCGCGGCCGACACCATCATCGACGGCGCGTTCGCCGAGTACGTTCGCGCACCCGAAGGCTACGTCGAACCCGTGGGGGAGTTGGCGTACCGGAAAGCGGCGTTCGCCGAACCGCTCGCCTGCTGTATCCACGCCGTCGATCAAGTGGACCTCGAATCCGGGGACACCGTCGTCATCATCGGCGCCGGACCCATCGGCCTGCTCCTCTCCCAGACGTTCCGCGCGAGCGGCGCCGGAACGGTCATCGTCTCCGAACCCGTCGATCACCGACGCGAACTGGCGCTCGAAACCGGCGCGGACTACGGCATCGACCCCGTGGAGACCGACCTGAAATCGGAACTCGACGAACTCGTCGATGGCGTGGATATCGCCGTCGAGGCGGTCGGGTTGCCCGAAACCATCGAGATAGCGCTGTCGTTGCCGTCCGCCGGGGGAACCACGTTGATTTTCGGCGTCCCGCCGCAGGACGCGACGGTCGAAATCGATCCGTTCTCGGTGTACTACGACGAGACGGAACTCGTCGAACGTTCTCCCTGA